A window of Xenopus laevis strain J_2021 chromosome 1L, Xenopus_laevis_v10.1, whole genome shotgun sequence genomic DNA:
TTTGCATGGTTTTATTTAAGCAGATTTACGAGCTTGATTGTCAGGgaaatgtttttcagttattactaATATAGAAaaccaggaaacccattatctagaaagcttcaaattatgaaaaggccatcttctatagactaattttttcagaaaataattaaaaatgttaatgatttctttttcctctgtaataataaaacagtatattgtactgttaaagggatggttcacctttgtgaccttttagaatgttatagaatggctaacttctagcaactttccaattggccttcattttttcttttttaatagtttttttaaaatgatttgccttttttcatCGGATGCTTTCCAgtggtcactgactccatctaaaaaaacaaatgctctgtaatgctacaaatgcttaatttctattattcatctttctattcagccctcgcctattcatattccagtctcttattcaaatcaatgcatggtttctagggtactttggacctaacaaccagattgctggaattgcaaactggagagctgctgaataaaatgctaaaaaactgaaaaaacacaaataataataaatgaaaaacaattgcaaattgtctctgtatatcactctctatatcatactaaggggtatatttattaaagagtgaagttacagatcgccacagtcctctagagtgaaattccaccactctctattcatttctatgggatttttaagagtatttatcaaagggtgaaagtttatcctttgataaatatgcctttcaaaatcccatagaaatgaatggacagtggtggaatttcactctagaggactgtgatgatctctaattccactatttgataaatatacccctaaaagtGAATccaaaggcgaacaacccatttaagcaactttggtgacaaaacaatcctattgggtttaattttatgATGTTTAACTGATTTTAATCTCAAGAAGTGATAAAAATTGCAGAATTATCCCAAGCATACATAGATTAAATACTTGTATtagcatttttattatgttattgctCATTGACAGATCAGATTAGGCAGATTATGCGTGTCAGtatttttgaatgaaaacaatgtaatattaatgtattgtttttctttctttttatttgcacaaCCCAAGATTGTTGAAGGTAAGCCGCATTGTTTTGTTCAATAACTATTGACTGTTTGGTTAgagggaaatgttttaaataaaagaacCTAGCTTTATCACATGCTCAGCCTTTGTAGATCTTACTGCTCTTGCTAACAGCTAGTGACTGATAGCATGATGAAGTTATTGCAGCATCGTTTGGGggctttttttaatgcaataataTTTTCTCCTTAGTTCTTATGTTACACCTGCCATTTTTTCTGCCTCCTGACCCCACTTTAATTGCATTCGCCTGTCACTGTGGCTTTAAATGTGATATGTTTGCAGGATTGCACTGAAGTCACTGGCAATATATATGGTCTGTATTGGGTAGTAATGGCATTTCTGTGCTctaattatttgttgtttttcaagATACCCCCAGGCAGAGACGGGCTGTATCCAGAACTTCACAACAAACGTCCAGCTGTGTATTAAGTAGCGATGATGAAGACTCAAGAGTCACAGAGCAAGTCGGAACAAATAAAGATATTTCTTCAACAGGCGATGGTAGTTCAAGGTAAGTAGCACTGGGTTTTCGTAAGAAGCGCAAAACACTTTCCAGAGTCAACAGGAAACATAGTGGCAagttttgcatttcatttttatatttctctacATCTTTTTgaaatttatactttttttgtaagTTTCCTGCAGCTCATGAATGTCTCCCACTTATAACTTAAAATCAGtaggaataaaatacaaatatatgtcCCCACAAAATCCAGTACTGTGTGCAGGTTCTTTTTACTCTGTGCTACAAAACAAAACTGACTGTTACATGCAGGCCACCTAGCTGGTATTTATCCCTTACTTGGTGTTAGTCTGCTTGTAATTAGCCACATATACCGGATTTAAACAACTAAAAGGATTTATTGCTGCAGGCTGCGGATAAGATGCACATAACGcatttcgggaatcactcccttaatcataggcaataaATAAGTTTTAACCGTAGTCCTGTCCAGTTGTTTGAGTCCGGTCTATGATCACAGTGGGGACGCTGGTGACTGAGCACCTCACCTTTAAGAGCTGCTTTGAACAAAGAGGACCTTGGAGCAGTCTTTCTTTATCTGTTTGCtgcttgtaaaggtggccatagaatcAAAGATCCAACATTGCCAAACGCGcgaatctttccccgatatgccactaacgggcatggctatatcgggggtaatctgaacgttcggcccatTACGATGATAGTGCAATGGGCTTCGGCGGGacagtcgggtcaaaatcaaacctgtccgatagactaaacgaccgatctccaccggacgaaaaaagtcgggactctccacacacggtccgaaaatcgtacaaatcctcgattcgtacgataggatctttgcgtctactGCCAGCTTAAGTCTTATAAGTCAAGcttatagtgatgtgcaggtcgagaatgTCTAGacctaacccgccccctcccgACCCGCACCCGGCCCGGGCCCACTCCTGCCCTCTTTTAATAGACCTGCCCCatagtgacgtcacaaaaggggcggaagtctataaattctggcgccggaagccggcagtactaggtcgcgggcagggagagcaggagaagagctcgcgacctgaacccacccaacccGCGGGTTTctggtcggcccgcacatcactacaggctTATATATATAAGAAGAAGAGGTTCAACTGCTTCCTGTGTACAGCTCCCCATTTCAGTTATAAACCCAGCAGGTATGGCTGCAATCAAACCTGCCTGCAATGATCAGTCTCTATTAATCTTTTCTATAAAGTGTATCTAAGCCCATTGGAAACTTTATACCTGCTGTGCCTTCTTCTACACCAGCAGCTCAGTCCCCAAAAATATTAAGCCCCTGGTTCTATAGGTTCTCAAGGGTATGTAATTTTGCAACTACACAGATCATCGCAGCACAATGCCCTGGAAGTGCAGATGCTGCGTGCACGGGGCAACCTCAAATGGTAAGGGGGCAGATAAGAGTCTCTGTTTATAAGGAATAGAGCTGCTGGCCATGAGTAGTTGCACAGTGCCCCTGGCGTTCTCCTCAACACAGTGGAGCACACCAAACAAAGCTGCCGGCtgcaagaaaaatgaaaaataggcaAAAAGATTTGGAACTCTtgggccttttaaaaaaaaaaaaaaagaatttgatgtAATCATCTGCAAAGTCTAATGTTTTGGTTGCTACAGTGTAACCTATGTGACCTAAAGTATGGGCTACATTCTCTAATTCTACTGTTTTCACAGTGCTTCATTAACAATTATTAAATATTGGATATGATCTCTTTCTATGTTATTCTATTATATTGTTTCTGTGTCTCGTGATTCCAGGGCAGTTATTTTTAATTTGACGTGCTACACAAAGCagagttattgctattttttcccCTTACACTGTTGTTCTTTCAGATCTTCTTCAGGAAAAGTGAGTTGTCCGATTTGTATGGATTGCTATTCAGAGGTGAGCGTTCACTTATTCTAGGTTAAGGTGCTGATGCCGTTAGCATTTCTTGGGgtttctctgctcagttctattcTATTCATCcgacttttaaaaattagattttattaataaatttcaattggttgaattttcgagttgatggcagtttaaaaaaaaaaacaaaaaactcatgtgaattcaaaattcgacccttgataaatgtacctccctGTATAGCCAACTATGTTAAGGCTACTATAAAGAACTCAATCCCCCATATGGCTACAGAGTAaggaataataaaagcaaatgacTGGACTTGTAGCACTTGGGATGCACTAGCTCTAAAGATTATTAGCAGAAAAGCAAGTTTaggtatgctcgggacctgaggttttccagataatggaccatttcataatttggatcttcatgccttaaatctactagaaaatcatataagcattaaattaataggctggttttgcttccaataaggattaattatatcttagttgggaacaagtacaagctactgttttattattacagaggaaaaggaaatcatcttagaaatatttgattatttggataaaattgagtctatgggagatgacctttctgtaattctggatagctttctggataacggatctcgtACCTGTACTCACACCAAAAGATTAGGTGTGTGTGTTCATGGTCTATAAATGAGCAGAACCTCCTGTATACACCACAGAGGGAATGTAGTCCATTAATATGTCCTATTCTTTTCCTTACAGATTGTACAGAGTGGGCGCCTGATTGTGTCAACTAAATGCGGCCATATCTTCTGCAGCCAGTGCCTCCGGGATGCTCTTAAAAATGCTCCTTCATGCCCGACCTGCAGGAAAAAACTTAATCATAAACAATATCaccctatatatatatgaaatctaTACAATATTTCTGGAATATGACGCGcacacctttttttattttttaaacttcagtTCCCATGTGCTTCACCggtaattaatttaataattgaTTGAACCGGCTACCGTTGATTGCAATGTTGCTAAAAAGAAGTGGACTGGTCCTCCCCCTCCTGGTTGTGTTTTTGGGAGTGGAAAgtttaaagaaattaatttatattggtttttttttttctctttcttattaTAAACTGGGGAATAAATGTAAATCGTTTCAAAATTTAATAACATGGCAAAATAAAGGCTAGTTGAATATAGCGAGGGCTTTACAcatgtatatagttttttttttttatgctctcaccagtcaatgtttttttatggtttgcCGAAGGTAGGTTCCATGTAGAATTGCAATAGACTGTACTACTGAGTATATTTCTGCAGGTGATACATTTTATCAAGACTGCTTTTTGTGGGGGGGTTATGTGGCTGATTTGCAGCCGCTGATGATTTAACTTCCAGATGGACaatcttttaaattatatataaatactctttaaaggggttgttcacctttagttaattttaagtatgatgtagagagtgatattgccctagcaaccatacattgatttgaataagagactggaatatgaataggagaggcctgaatagaaagatgagtaataaaaagtagcaataacaatacatttgtagtcttataggccatttgttttaagatagggtcagtgaccccatttgaaagctggaaagagtcagaagaaaaaggcaaatacataaagaactacaaaaaaaataataatgaagaccaattgaaagttgcttagagttggccactctataacattctaaaagttaacttgaaggtgaaccacccctttaagtggcacCTGTGTGGCGATTGATTAGCCACTAGTCATTTACCATTCATTAAATGGGTGTGCAGAGCAATCTTTTTGGGTGCCAAGTGACTCATGGTGCATTCCATTCAAGTGAAAGGAAAGTGATCGGAAGTAAATATCCCTCTGTTTTGTAGATAATAGAACCTGGTGTCAGGTGATTTCTGCTCATCTAACTGACAGTATGTACTTAGAGATACCTGACAGTCTATAGCCAAACGAGAAACATTACACAAGACCATTAAGTGCCACACGCAGTCCTATAGCTCACTGCAATGCTTTCTAGATATTCAAGTCATCAGGTGACATTGGCCCTGTATGAAATCTCTTTTGCTGCTGATCTTTCTGGAAATGGTGCTTGAATAGAAGCAATCCAAAGGATTATCTGGTCTGTgattctggcaaattttttccattttaaattttaagaTGGGCAGAGGGTAGACTAACCCTGCTGGTGTTACACGTATCTAGGGGGTAATTTGGCCATGCACTGGTAAAGTCGGGGGACGGTCTAAATCACACCCTAAATCATTTTAGGTGGCACATTGTGCTTCTTTGGGTCAAGATTGGAGTTAaacacccttaaggtggccatagacacacagataatatcgtacaaactttcgtacgatattcggtgcgtgtatggtagGAAAAGAGCtaaccgatatcagcagaagactttgaTATCTATCAGCTTGTTGATCAGGCTGGACGGACatttttgattgggtgcctttgaaggaacccaaacatcagccattgttagtgctgaatcatcagatacaggtagaattatattggttctatctgtatatctgatcattcagctctacacgtgtgtattgaaatgaacgatctttcatGGAAACCTCTTTTCtgagaaagatcgtaattgtaacctctatggccacctttaggcatggGCCAGAATCTGTGCGGATGTACATATTAAATGACATTTCTAGAAAACTGGGTCCTGGGGATGAAATACATATCATTTTTCAGATTAGGTCAGTGTGAACACTTGCTGCCCAAAGGCCCTTAGGCCAGGGCCACATGATGGCAGATCACGGGCTGTGTTTCTCCGCAGGCCGAGGATCCGCTGCTCTTCCACTACTAGGTCTGCCTGCATTCAGAAGCATTTTCTGTTCAGGCAGGCTGAAACAGTGGATTTCGGTaccaaaaaataaacttttgcaTTTCACGCTGATATCTGCCCACAGTTGAAAAGGCAAGAGAAGCCGCATGAGAACCCGCATTGCTTTacatcgtctggccctagccttacacGTGTATGCATGTTTAGTATGTGTaatcttaaggtggccagacATGcagggtccaacgatcggatcataacgttGAGCATATGGGCAGtcagattgaggactgcatcaacaaaccgaAGCAGTCCTTGATCCGACGGGATTTGTAACCTTGACGATCAACATCTGACCagcttttggccagatattggtcggggaagcctgtctgagggccccatacactgcccaataagctgcggaattggtctgtcggcagcttatatgtGCTCGTGTATAGGGACCTTTAGTGTCAGTTGTAGCTTCCCTGCTGTGCACTGCACAGGTCTAAGCAATTTTCATTGAGGCAACAGATTCCCTATTGGGTGTTGGTGGTATAGTGTTTGCAATGGTGGTTGTGTGAGTGGGTGAGTAGAAAAGTCAACTTTGGTCCAGGTTAAGAAGAAGTGGGTTAGGTCAGGAGCAGCTCCCATGTTCACTATAGCATAGCTACTCAAtgcttttaagtagggatgcaccgaatccactattttggattctgccgaatccttcacaaaagatttggccgaataccgaaccgaatacgaatttACATAtagaaattaggggtgggaaggggaaaacatatttcttctttgttttttgacAAATAGTCTTGTGAGTTCCATCCCTGtcactaattagcatatgcaaattaggattcggttcggccaggcagaagcatttggctgaatcccgaatcctggatgcggtgcatccctacttggaagACCCAGATTCGCTGCATGATCTGTTGTTACTTCATGTATGTTATTgtcttcttttttcatttttctgcaaGTCATTAAATGTAATCATCAATATAACAAAAAAACTTGCTTTTCTTTCCCTGTAAAATGTTGATCACAAACCTTGTGACTCTGGATAAGGGCCACAGGGCAAATTAGTCACTTTGATAAATGCTTCTGTGCATCATGAATGTGCTAATAAATGAGAATTCAAAACTGCTGGGAATTCTACATTATTCCTGCATTTGAATttttcttaaatctgcccctatattctCTGCTGGTGTAGATTTCTTTTATATTCCTCCCTCCGTATCATTAAGGCTGCTTGTTTACTATCTTTTCATTGTTTCCTTTGCTTTCGCTTCAGTGTTTTCAATCGAGTGACAACTTGCCCAGATTTAATTCCCTATGGGGAGTCCGATCACCTTACTAGATATGGGTAATACCAGCATGTGTGCAAACTTGGGATTTAAATAGATAGAACGGTATGAGACTGCCAatgtaggaaaaataaataaaaaatatctatatttcCACTTGCAGGAATATTCCCCAGCCATAAGTTTTCGTATTTCGTATTGTTTGGGCCAATGTCTGCTGGAGCCATGTTGTGATTGTACAGGAAGATACGCTGTTGAGTTAaaatagtatacaggtatgggatccattatccagaaacacgatACCCAGAAAGATCCTAATTACGAAaaaagtttgtctcccatagactccattataatcaaataatccagattttaaaaaaagatgatttcctttttctctgtaataataaaacattagcttgtacttggtcccaacaaaaatataattcttattggaagcaaaaccagcctattgggtttatttaatgtttatatgatttttgagTAGAGTTAAAGCACGAAGATctaagttacggaaagatccattatccggaaaaccccaggttccgagcattctggataacgggttccatatctgtactacaGGTTATCTGTACGGTTTCCTTGCAATTAACTTGCATTTGGGGTGTATTTCTTTTCGGCACCACACTGTATTATTTGTTTCAGGTATTTAGAGTGTAAAGAACAAAAACTCTCAAATCCAGGAGGGGGTGGAGTAATTGTTGCAGCCAATGAGGCTGCAATACAGGGGCCAATATGAAACAAGCTTATATCAGTTGGAGTTTACACTAATGCAATTGCATCCTGGTAATGGAGCCAGAATTAGCACTGAAAAGCTTGCACTTATCCGCCTACAAACTATCACTGATGCCATAAATTCAGACGGGTGAATCCTGAATCCTCTCCGTCAGTTCATTTTACTTCCAATGGTTTCTTACTTTGTAACGGATATACTGAGTCTGGTATAATCATGTTCTGCATTTGCTTTACTTCTATTCATGTGTTCTCTTTTAATAAACATGGTTACAACACTTATGGTTTCACTGTGGATTTCTGAAAGAATTTGAAcatttccattaaaggaaaactataccccccaaaatgaacacttaagcaacagtttatatcatattaagtggcatattaaagaatcttaccaaactggtatatatatatatatatatatatataatatatatatatatatatatatatatatatatatataaaaaacaagggaaagttgtgctcaccactatttattaaaaccattaggcgggggtgcaatgagggtgtgaccacaaaatacatatagtcaactacaagagatcctctgcactcaacccattatcaatatatttaagacagagacattttgtgcatactgctactaaaaaatgccttaccctttaaacaacacagggattgtttgtccatatattgcaatatatttaagctggccaactacgtcaaagtcatcccatatctggccagtcctacgcttaattttcatctgattcattaagaattcaattgcttaattatacattttacaaagggactaagttttacctgcaacttactagctgctttcaaagtaaaactcccaaacttggctgcccttttattagacaccagtgggatcacctgactatagctgtttgttatagttatacaggagcagtgaccagctccatgttgtagctcccacccttcccagctatagtcaggtgatcccactggtgtctaataaaagggcagccaagtttgggagttttactttgaaagcagctagtaagttgcaggtaaaacttagtccctttgtaaaatgtataattaagcaattgaattcttaatgaatcagatgaaaattaagcgtaggactggccagatatgggatgactttgacgtagttggccagcttaaatatattgcaatatatggacaaacaatccctgtgttgtttaaagggtaaggcattttttagtagcagtatgcacaaaatgtctctgtcttaaatatattgataatgggttgagtgcagaggacctcttgtagttgactatatatatatatatatatatatatatatatatatatatatatatatatacatatatagtgtatatatatatatgtatatatatatatatatatgtatatatatatatatatatatatatatatatatatatatatatatacatatatagtgtatatatatatatatatatatatatacatatatatatatatatatatatagtatatatatatatatatacatatatagtgtatatatatatatatatatatatatatacatatatatatatatatatatagtatatatatatacatatatatatatagtatatatatagtatatatatacatatatatatatatatatatatatatatatagtatatatatgtatatgtaaatattgcccttttacatctcttgccttgagccaccatttgtggtctgtgtgctgcctcagagatcgcctgaccagaaatactgcagctctaactgtaacaggaagaagtgtggaggcaaaaggcagaactctgtctgttcattggctcatgtgacctaacaagtatggtttgtttgtgttttacatataagctgttttatgcaatatctttttatagagacctacataggttggggggtatagttttcctttaaaagttccACGTTACGTTGATGAATCGTATATTAGCAGAAAGTGAAAATATAAACATGGCCACTATCTAATGCTTGTCCTCTACTGAAATGGGGTGTGCTGAACCTTTGCACTTGTCATGCCAAAATTGTTTCTCCCTCTACCGGTGTGGGCTCCTAGTGCTTGCACTCTGGTtggggaaaactgttttttttaaatgtcccccCCTCAAGTGCAAGGCCACATCAAATGCATGTGTATAATGAGTTGGTGGAGAAGTGCTCATATGTGTGCCCACCACTAAATATGGCCATCCGCACCAAGATGTGTTACAGTATAGCACTTATTGGggcatttaaaataaagattttgtttCCCCAACCAGTGTGTGCTCACTATTAGCTTGTTTTTCCAGTGGGGGAACTGTTTTGGGTTGACCGATGCCctgatactgacatcagaaattaaactcatgtttacatctatcataa
This region includes:
- the rnf4.L gene encoding ring finger protein 4 L homeolog (The RefSeq protein has 1 substitution compared to this genomic sequence), which codes for MTAVTEAIELESGEEVVDLTCESAEPVVVDLTNNDLSINDSVVIVEDTPRQRRAVSRTSQQTSSCVLSSDDEDSRDTEQVGTNKDISSTGDGSSRSSSGKVSCPICMDCYSEIVQSGRLIVSTKCGHIFCSQCLRDALKNAPSCPTCRKKLNHKQYHPIYI